The following coding sequences lie in one Delphinus delphis chromosome 9, mDelDel1.2, whole genome shotgun sequence genomic window:
- the SMKR1 gene encoding small lysine-rich protein 1 isoform X1, producing the protein MMTGLMGMPGKGKRKGRSQPRGKKQKKPEVDILSPAAMLNLYYIAHNVAGCLHLRGFRWPGATKSKKGKNKT; encoded by the coding sequence CCaggtaaagggaaaagaaaaggccgAAGCCAGCCCCGTGGGAAAAAGCAGAAGAAACCGGAAGTGGACATCCTCAGCCCCGCCGCGATGCTGAACCTCTACTACATTGCCCACAACGTCGCTGGCTGCCTGCACCTGCGCGGCTTCCGCTGGCCAGGCGCTACCAAGTcaaagaaggggaaaaacaagACTTAA
- the SMKR1 gene encoding small lysine-rich protein 1 isoform X2, whose product MPGKGKRKGRSQPRGKKQKKPEVDILSPAAMLNLYYIAHNVAGCLHLRGFRWPGATKSKKGKNKT is encoded by the exons ATG CCaggtaaagggaaaagaaaaggccgAAGCCAGCCCCGTGGGAAAAAGCAGAAGAAACCGGAAGTGGACATCCTCAGCCCCGCCGCGATGCTGAACCTCTACTACATTGCCCACAACGTCGCTGGCTGCCTGCACCTGCGCGGCTTCCGCTGGCCAGGCGCTACCAAGTcaaagaaggggaaaaacaagACTTAA